A single Mesomycoplasma bovoculi M165/69 DNA region contains:
- the dcm gene encoding DNA (cytosine-5-)-methyltransferase, with protein sequence MKFKILDLFCGAGGFSLGLEQNSEFKTVLATDWDKNALETFKHNFPHSKVILGNITDSKIKKELVLESKKLGVNMIIGGPPCQGFSNKGKKLGLKDERNFLFLEYLNIVEQIQPELFIIENVKTLLTASDGFFIESIKTKINELGYVLNYQILNAHNFGVPQLRERAFIIAHKNKHINFPNKITSKTTVFDAISDLSYLESGQGNYKSNYLLNVKSEYQKIMRQNALFLLNHQATKHNKTALQKLELIKPEKGKECLPEFLIGKQKFKTTWGRLKWNQPSPTIDTRFDTPSNGTNSHPYLHRAITPREAARIQSFFDTFEFLGPKTSVCRQIGNAVPPLVAKAIGKAIVSQLSQSNVEEKQNAILYNSDALNIVQELINQGVKVDHIITDPPYNISQKNSFVTLTNAKRKGIDFGDWDHNFDLLSWIKPFAKLINKNGSFIIFCSYKYMSFLIQELEKNDFIVKDVIKWIKTNPMPRNVQRRYVQDTEFAIWAVKKNSKWIFNKPVNVAYLRASVETSVVSGKEKTVHSTQKSLKLMKFIIEVHTNENDLILDPFMGSGSTGLACKLLGRKFIGIEKNKEYYKIAKKRIFD encoded by the coding sequence ATGAAATTTAAAATACTAGACTTATTTTGTGGTGCTGGTGGATTTTCTCTAGGTTTAGAACAAAATAGTGAATTTAAAACTGTTCTTGCCACTGATTGAGACAAAAATGCATTAGAAACTTTTAAACATAACTTCCCCCATTCTAAAGTAATTTTGGGAAACATTACAGATTCTAAAATTAAAAAAGAATTAGTTTTAGAATCTAAAAAATTAGGTGTAAATATGATTATTGGGGGTCCGCCTTGTCAAGGTTTTTCAAATAAAGGTAAAAAATTAGGTTTAAAAGATGAAAGAAATTTTTTGTTTTTAGAATACTTGAACATTGTTGAGCAAATTCAACCTGAACTTTTTATTATTGAAAATGTAAAAACATTATTGACAGCTTCGGATGGATTTTTTATTGAGTCTATTAAGACAAAAATTAATGAACTAGGTTATGTTTTAAATTATCAAATTTTAAATGCTCATAATTTTGGTGTTCCGCAATTACGAGAAAGAGCTTTTATAATTGCCCACAAAAATAAACACATTAATTTTCCTAACAAAATAACTAGTAAAACTACAGTTTTTGATGCAATTTCTGATTTATCATATTTAGAATCCGGCCAAGGAAATTATAAAAGCAACTATTTACTAAATGTTAAGAGTGAATATCAAAAAATAATGAGACAAAATGCATTATTTTTATTAAATCATCAAGCCACTAAACATAATAAAACAGCACTTCAAAAATTAGAACTTATAAAACCTGAAAAAGGAAAAGAATGTTTGCCAGAATTTTTGATTGGCAAACAAAAATTTAAAACTACTTGGGGTCGTCTCAAATGAAACCAACCTAGTCCAACCATTGATACTAGATTTGATACACCATCCAATGGAACTAATTCACATCCATATCTTCATCGAGCAATTACACCTAGAGAAGCTGCAAGAATACAATCTTTTTTTGACACTTTTGAATTTTTAGGTCCAAAAACTAGTGTTTGTAGGCAAATTGGTAATGCTGTTCCACCTTTAGTTGCTAAAGCAATAGGAAAAGCCATAGTTTCACAATTATCTCAATCTAATGTTGAAGAAAAACAGAATGCTATTTTATACAATAGTGATGCTTTAAATATTGTGCAAGAGTTAATAAATCAAGGTGTAAAAGTTGATCATATAATCACAGATCCACCTTATAATATTTCGCAAAAAAACAGTTTTGTAACACTTACCAATGCAAAACGCAAAGGAATTGATTTTGGAGACTGGGATCATAATTTTGATTTGTTATCTTGAATTAAACCTTTTGCAAAATTAATTAATAAAAATGGTAGTTTTATCATTTTTTGTTCATACAAATATATGAGTTTTTTAATTCAAGAACTTGAAAAAAATGACTTTATAGTTAAAGATGTTATTAAATGAATAAAAACTAATCCAATGCCTCGAAATGTTCAAAGGCGTTATGTCCAAGATACTGAATTTGCCATTTGGGCAGTCAAAAAAAATTCCAAATGAATTTTTAACAAACCTGTAAATGTGGCTTATTTAAGAGCTAGTGTGGAAACTTCAGTTGTATCTGGCAAAGAAAAAACTGTTCATAGCACTCAAAAATCATTAAAACTAATGAAATTTATTATTGAAGTGCATACAAATGAAAATGATTTAATTTTAGATCCTTTTATGGGTAGTGGTTCTACTGGCCTTGCTTGCAAGTTACTTGGAAGAAAATTTATTGGAATTGAAAAAAATAAAGAATACTATAAAATTGCAAAAAAGAGAATTTTCGATTAG